In the genome of Phacochoerus africanus isolate WHEZ1 chromosome 5, ROS_Pafr_v1, whole genome shotgun sequence, the window GCCGTTGCCACTCATCTGGTGGATTTCCCTATTCCCCCACCCCTGTTATAATCACACATGGACAGGGCAACTCAAACCTTTCAAAGCTGTGTACTGAACCTCATTTTCTGAAATACCTATCTGGTGGTCATGAGGCATAAGGCTAATCTCCACCAGaggctttttctgtttctcctggTCAACCTAGATGCATCTTCAGTCATCTTCAACTCTACCCAAATTTTGTTCTTTCAACCCTAACCTCAGACCCTGATGCCCTACTCCTGCTTCCTTGTGTGAACCCATAAAATCTCTCCCTGTCTGGCCTTCCTAGCCCTGGGCCaagttccttcctccttcctcagtTCTTACTACTGTTCCCTCATTCTCCCATCCAACTTTCAGTCCCCTCTTTCTCATGCAGGCTTTGATTCCTACCTACACCCCCAAAAATACCACAGTTGACAGCATCTCAAAACTCAGAAGGCTTCTTTATTATCATCTATtaattctattacatttattcagttttatcaagttttaaaatatatcagaataAGTAGAGaaatgtatatctatctatctctatatgGAAAAATGTCTGGTACCTCAGGTGGCACCAACAATCCTAGCAGCTCTTATACTGCATATCCGTAGTATCGAGCAATTTCCATGTCTTTTTCCCTCTCAATGAAAAACTGCACTTTCCCCAAAGAGGTGTATTTGGCAGCGTTCTCACGCTCTTGCTGAGCCTTCCTCTTCATGGCCTCTCGCTCTGGCCTCTGCTCTTTTGTGATGGGCTTTGACATCACTGGCTCAGGAACATTGGGTTTCCTCCATGGAATTGGTTGGAAGCAGAAGTCTTGGAGTAGAAATTGGTTTTGAGGCTTGGGTGGGGCCTGGTGCTTGGTCACAGCAGGGGGAACAGGCTCCCGCTGGAGAGAAGTGCAAGATGATGTTTTGTAGGGTGCAGGCCTAGGACCAGCAGCCTGAGGGACACTGGGCCGGGTTGGGTTGGTCACAACTGGCCGACCTGGTTTGGCAGGACCTGGCAAAGATGCAGAAGCTGGTCGGGATGGATTGGCTGCAGTAGGTTGAGCTGAGTTAGTAGAACCAGGTCGGGAAGGGCAAGCCATGGCAGGCCGATGTGAGGCCAGAGGCTGTGGTCTCCTAGGGACAGGTCGAGCTTGAGGCTTGTCCAGATTGGGAAAAGGCAGAGGTACCAACTTGACCTTCCCAGGAGGTGGCAGCTCATACTGGGATGAAGATGGACACTCTTTTTCAGCATTGCCATCTGGTTTCTGGGCTTTGATTTGAGTTTTCTCAGCACCCTTACCCTTACATGGGGTTTCCAGCCATGGCTTGATAGCTGTGGATGGCTGGGGGTCTTTGAGGTTGCTGGAATTTCCCAGGGCGTGAGAGGAAGCGAATCTAATTTTCTTATCAGTCTTCTTCCCCAGGGCATGGAACACCTGCACAGACTCCAGCATATGCATGCCTAGGCAGCTGAGAGGCTTTTTAAAGTTCTCTTGGCTAAGGTCAGGTTGGTTTTTCTTCCGCTTCCTCCTGGAAATGGTTGGCTTCTCTTCTGCCTTGACTTTGTTCCCTGACTGCTTACTCTCTTCAGCTTTCTTGGAGTTGTTTTCTCtgggtcttttggtcttttcctgCCCATGGCTCCTAGCTTTGCTGATCCTGTTGGAGGCAGCTTTCTGAGGTTTGCTGTTAGAAGGCTTGGCCATGTTCTCAAGACCCCCATCACTGATTACGGCATTGCAAATAACCACTTCTCCCCCTAACAGGCACTCTGGGTTCTTTGGCTGGATTTTGGCCTCAGGAGCACCGTCAATAGGTTCCGAGGCCTTATGTTTGTTCTTCCTGGGTCGATCATAGGGAGCCTTTAGGACACCTGACTTTTCCTGCACCTGATTCACCTGAATGGCTCTGGTATCGGTGGCTTTGATTACCTTGGGACTGTTAGACTGATCGAGGTCTTCCAAAGGAGTAAAGAGCTGGGGAAGTTGTATATCCTCCACCAATGTGGCAATGTCTGCAAAACCACTGTTAGATTCAATCCCATTTTCAAGTGTCCCTAGGTCCTCAAGACTCAGGCTATTATTTCGCAGGGCGGACTTTTCAGAGCCAGGCTTCTCCTCTTGGCCAAGGGGATCAATGCAGGCCAGGAGATGGTGGATATCAGGAATTTCTAAAGGGAGTAGTGGAGGATCTAAGTTCTCTATTGGGATCTGGTAGGCATCCAGAAAGCTTGGTTGCTTGGGTTTGATATCATCCAAGCTCTTATTCTCTGTTTGTTCCTGGCTTGGAGCCGGAGGCAGTGCCAGGAGATTGCTGGAACTCTGGACTTGAGCTATCATTGAAATGTCCCCAAGTTCAGGTGGTGGGTTACTCTCAAGAACCTGGATGTTCCTGCTACTGCAGGACTTGGGGAATTCTGGAGTTTGTGACAAACAAAATGTTTGACTTGGAGGTTGCAGTCCCAGGGAATTCTCCATCACtacaaagaaatcaaggaagaagTCAGTCCCCAGCAAGGGAGATGCTCCCCCTAGACACCAACACAGCAATCATATACCTTCCAATGATGGGCAAGGCATTTCTCATGGCTCTACTTGAGGATCATGGACAGTGCCCTATGCTAGGCGATAAGAGGTGACTAGTCTAATTCTTACTGGTGATCATTTGATGTCACTGattcttggtttcctttgtatttctcattGGGCTGTTGtaagtcaaataaaaaataaaagttgtagaagttcccatagtggctcagtggttaacgaatccaactaggaaccatgaggttgtggattcaatccctggccttgctcagtgggttaaggatctggtgttgccatgagctgtggtgtaggtcacagacacagctgggatctggcattgctgtggctgtggcacaggctggcagctacagcttcgattcgacccttagccggggaacctctgtatgccatgggtgtggccctaaaaagacagaaaaaaaataccaagtgtCTTACAAAGCCTAACATTCTCATATAGAGTCTTttcaacctgatggttcctagtcggagtcgttaaccactgagccacaacaggaactccccaattctcCCCACTTTCATGAGAGAATAAGAACACTTCACACCATGAACTAGGAAGTGAATAGGGCTTCCTGATGATATATATAAGCAGGGTCAGAGTCTTCACCAGCTTGCTCTGGAAAGGCTCTCAGAACCCAAGGTCTCAAATGCTGGTATAAATTAAGGACATGAGGGAAAGTTAAACTGGTACTGTCATAATAAGAGTTCTGAAATGCCTTCCAAGGAGCCTATAGCAGCAGGTCAGGGAAGGGAGTTTTGCAGTGTGGTAGTACAAGGGGACTGATGAGCTAGAACAGTGAAAAATATGGTATCCCTTGGTTTGCTCTTGGGGTTCTCATACATGCAGCATAGCTGACCATTACAGTCTCTCAACTCCCCACCTGTATTAGGTCTTCTTCTATACAGTCTGAAAACAGAGAGCACTGAGCAAGGGTAGATAAAGTCTCAAGACATAAATTCAACCTGTCTACACACCACTTCCCAGCTACAGATTTTGGACCCCATTTTTCTAATGTTAACCTTATTGTCCTCCTTTCCAGCTATCTGTACTCACCTTGAAAGCTTGTTTCTGTGATGGGTTGAGCATACACAGAGTAGTAGATTCCAGGGGTAGAAGCTGGTGGTAGGATATTTGCGGGCTCAACCTCCTTTAGTACCATTACCATTTCTGGTTGAGGGGCAGAGGCCCTACTTCCTGTGTATGACACAGGGCCATAGGATGGCAGGCAGGGGCCAAGTTCTCCAGCCAGTAAAGACCCCAGTGTGCCTTGGTGATAGTAATATACTTGGCTTCCCTCCTGGTGGGGAAGCGACAGGCCATGTCCCTGATCTGGAGTCTGCGATGGTGCTCCCTGGACAAGGCTGGCAGAAAATGATGGGTACAGAGAGACCATGCTATTGGCATCTGAAGTTTTATCATACTGGGCTGCCATAGACATGGAAGACACAGTTGTGTCTTGGCCCATGACTGTCACAGTGAAGTCTCCGAGTGAAGAAGACTTCTTTTCAGTGCTTCCTGTGATGTTCCACTCAAAAATACCTGGATAGGAAGCAGCTGAAGTGGAGATCTGGTTCTGGCCAGTAACTCCAGACAACATAGTTGTGCTAGAATGTTGGTAAAGGTAGGCATTACCCATGAGTGGCTGGAAAGAGGTGCCAGAGACTGATGGCAGCAGCCAGGCTGAACTGACGGCTGGAGCAGAGACTCTGGAGAAGTTGCAGGCGCTTCCTGTTAGGGAAGCTGCATTGCTCACCACAGGAAGGGAGAGCTGGAGAGAATTGAGAGTTCCAAGCACAGAggcattttggaaattttctgtAAGGAACAAGAAGGTAATGAAAAAGTCAGTGAGATTGATAAGCTCTCATTATGTTTGAGGAACCACATTATCTTAAATGCCTTACTATCAGGACACCTCTAATATCACAATAGTTACTGAGATACCAAAAAAATCAGACTGTTTGTGATGGTTGTAAGGGCTGGAGCAACTTGACACTCTTCTGGATGAACTGCCTGTGCTCCCATCTTGGGCACGGATGTGCAGAAGACCCAGGTGGTGTGGTGTGATTCATACCTTGTCCTCTAGACTAGAGGCAACCTTCTCCCCTCCTTATCTTTCCCTTAAACCCATACTAGTATGGATTTGTATGCTATTTCCTGGAATTAAAGCATTTGAGAATGAGGAGGTCCTTAGAGACCTCCTGTTCTAACAGTCTCATTTCATGTGTAAGGAAACCTagactcagagaggtcaaggTGACTTGTTCAAGTTCTCTTCTTATGTTAGTTTCATTACCAAGCTTCAGAACCTAAATATCGTGACTTCCTTCCCAGGATCTGCCCTGAGCATGACTCTGCCAAATGCCAGGAGAAATAGAACTTCTCatacaggtgttttttttgtttgtttgtttgtttgttttgttttgtttgtccattAGAAAACAGTACGGCTATCACCTTTGTAATCGTTGGTGgctcattttgtgtgtgttttctttttagggccgcactcactgcatatggatgttcccaggctaggggtggaatcagagctacagctgccggcctacgctacagccacagccacatcagatccaagccgggtctgtaacctacaccacagctcacagcaacactggatccttaacctgctgagtgaggccagggattgaacccgaaacctcatggttcctagttggattgttcccactgcgccaccatgggaactcccttcagtgtCTCACTTTGCTTGTGTAGTTCCTATGCTATTACCTAGAGTTCACATACAGCTCAGTCCAAGTGGTAAATTTAAAGGgtcatttttaggagttcttctcatggcacagtggaaacaaatccaactaggaaccatgaggtttcgggttcaatccttgggctcgctcagtgggttaaggatctggtgttactgtggctgtggtgtaggccggtggctacagctccaaatagacccctagcctgggaacctccatatgccatgggtgcagacctaaaaagacaaaaaataaaataaagtgtcaTTTTTACACTCTCGTAGATTGGTTTCTGATCCTACTTCAAAATGATTACCTGAAAGTGAAAttcttaaatgctttttaaagaaaaaagtcaactCTCTGAGTTTCAGATTACTCATTTATAAAGTGGTTATAATGATGACAGTAATAATAGCAGTAGTAACTCATGAATAAATCATATATTACATATGATGTGTATGGAGGAAGATATAATAAGTtctggaaaaacatgaaaaaatcatgaaaaataaatcacataaCTAAAATACATGGATATTAATGAAAACTGGGCATTAGCAAGTATCAAAGCAGAAATTTACTAATAAATTAAGTTCTGTATTATACATGCAATATTATGAAAGTGAATATTGCCTACTCTATTTAGTGAATACTGTTTACCAAAAAACACAACAGAAGGTGATTTTGAATGAATTCCTAGCCATACAGAGAAGATACATCAGTAAAAATGCATAAACGGTAAAATGgaataaatgtggagttccctttgtggcacagtggaaactaatccaaccaggaaccaagaggttgcaggtttgatccctggccttcttcagtgggttaaggatttggcattgccatgagctgctgtgtaggtcacagacatggcttggatctggtgttgctgtgactgtggcgtagccagcagctgtagctccaataagacccctagcctgggaacctccatttgccataagcacggccctaaaaagaaaaaaaaaatcgcaataAATGTGAATGTATAGGTAGCCACAATCTATGTAgacaaatatttcaataaaaactggTACAAAGCAGACAGCAAAATAATGTGTACAAGAATTCTGTTACTGTGATCACTCATATTTTTTTGACTATTACCCAGCAAGTAGCAGATATTAAGCttagtagaaatatatatttcaattaatataacccaataataaacaaaaagacatcttagAAAGTATCAtgatggtttttaaatttatcctAGAACCTGGATTACGATCATCTTCAACATCTAGAAGAGCGACATCCccaaagccttaaaaaaaaccaTCATCACTAGAGtccaattaaaaatgatttttaggagttcctttcgtggctcagtggttaatgaatctgaccagcatccatgaggacataagtttaatccctgaccttgctcagtgggttaaggatctggcattgctgtgagctgtggtgtaggtcgcagacgaggctcagatcctgtgttgctgtggctgcagccggcggctacagttccaattcaacccctagcctgggaatctccatatgccgtgggtatggctctaaaagaaaaaaaagaaagaaagaaagaaaaaagatttttaaatgtaggaaaacccaaaggactccacaatactgttttaaataaaagtggAACTAGAAATGTGGGACTTGACTTTTCCTCTATCTTCTTAGTAGCTAAGATCTAAAAACAGGATGGCTGTTGATCAGTGTGCTCACTGTGTTAAGAAGGAAATAACTGTTAAGATGAAAAGTAGCCTTGACTTAGAACCTACTTATCATACAAAGGAACTAATCTTTCTGATTCCGGTTAGAAGAtaccattttgaaaattttatttttgatgagcCAAACATCTACATGGcttaacaaatgaaaatgatataaaacattgaaaatcaGCCCCCTAGATAACCACTTTTATTAGTTTCTTGCTTATGGGAagcattgtttttaaaacatattttgaaactGTCTACATTCAAAACTGTCAAGTGCCAACTGCATTCAGAGAGGCAATCAAAGAAAAACACTATGACTTTTATGATAAGCTGCTTTTCCCAGCCATACCCTATTCTGGCCTTACTTTCCTTCCTTGTCTATTAATATAAGTATTCGCTAAAATCAACTTGTTTCGCCCTGCTCTGAGCATATTTCACTCCATGCTTTTTCTGCTTTGATTTAAAATCTTTGGTTCCTGTCAACATTCCATCCCAAACTACTTTTTTCTCGAGAGCTCCTCCATGCGCtcccagttttattcttttttaacgcctctttattcttatattttctcctttcacttGGTTCCTCTTGACCTGTACTGATTAAAACAATCCTAAACTTCCTTAACGTTGACCATGTGCCTCCGTGTGGCCCAGTActctccatcctctctctctattttctctttcaactAGTTTAGATAGAAAACTCTGAAATATGTGAATATTACTCTTTGAACAGCcctaaatttaaaatactaaagtTGAAACATACGTGGAAGGAGACCATTACAGACGAAACATCTCAGTATATATTGCTAGTTTTCTGCATCAACTGGGTTTTCTGTTCCTGTTGAATACTCTCAACAAGtctctgatttcattttctaCATGAGCCCCCTTTAAGACTCAATATTAGCAAAGAAAGGGACCACAGAGAACAACCAGAGTAGTATCCTAATGTAACAGATGAGGACAAAATACTTTGTGAGCAAGTCAATGAcatgcccaaagtcacacagatagTAAATGTCAAAGTCAAGACTGAAACTCAGCCTCCAGATTTCTAGTTCAATACTTTTCCCCATTATTCCACGCTATTTTGAATCTACTACTAAATctaacggcaaaaaaaaaaaaaacctaatgaaaaagttttaaaagtttctttcctTACCTGACATGttcagaaaagaagaggaaacatcAACTGCAGATACTAGATGAGACCGAAGGATGGCTGAGTGGCTGAAGCCAAAGAGCACATGTGTCCAGTACAAAGGTCACTGGTCACTGGTCACTGGTCACTGGTCACTTGCGATGATCCAAATTGATACACAGGCAACTCCATGGAAACCACGAGGTTCTGCCATGTGGCAGTAGGTTTGGTGGGAGAACGATGTCACAAAGCAGGCAGTTAAAAGGTATGAGGAAGCCAATAGGGAGGTTGGATCCCCAAGAAGAAGACAGGATTTGGTGGAGAGCACGTTGAAGAGCGAAACAACACCTCAATGTGTGAACTCTGGGGAGGTGAAATCCTGCAGGACAGATTTACTTTCCCACAGGCTGAGGCTGTTAGGTTAGGGAAATCATCTCAATGTTTCTTCTAGATGTTTATGGATATAAATAATAGTAacatattttatagatttatgttttatatattatatatttaaaatataaaacattttatattattatgctttatatattatacatttttgaTTTTGTATACATTAGTTCATTAGGAAAGAGCTGTGCAGGTTGAACAATTACAGTTGTTATGAAATCACGTCAGTTTGATTAGTGAACTTACTGCAGGTTTTAAGACACAAAGGATGACATTAAGGAGCTCTTTTTGGAACCTGGTTCAAGAGCAGGGTGATGTTTGTGGAGTGCATGTTTTAGAGAACAATGTGGTCCAAAgatcttttttagttttttttttttcccctaactccTACCATCCTGGGGTTGGGCTGGGCCAAGTTGGACTTGTATTTctcttctgctctctctctctctttttttttttccttcattatagGCATTGTTTCTAGGACAAGTCTTGATCTTGCCTTCTTACCCTCATGGATGTCACTTCTTGTCAACTTCCAGCAGTAGAAGGTCTTCTTTTCAGTGCTTGATGCTTCACAAAACAGACTctggagttcgcatcgtggctcagcagaaacaaatctgactagcatccatgaggacgcaggtttgatccctggcctccatcagtgagttaaggctctagtgttaccgtgagctgtggtgtaggtcgcagatgcagcttggatccttcgttgctgtggctgtggtgtaggccagtgctacagctcggatttgacccctggcctgggaacctcatatgccatgagtgctgccctaaaaaaaaaaaaaaaaaaaaaaaaaagaaacaaaaaaacccagactcAGCCCATTGGAAGCAAATACCAGAAAGCAGGAGACAGGAGACACAGCTGGTCGCAAACCTTTCCTCTTTCAGCCTTTGACTGCAATTCCTTTGCCCATAATTTGCTACCTCTGGCTCCTTGGGCCCCACAGGCATCCTGCCATCCAGGTTTCTTATCTGTGAGAAACATTCTGGAAACTGTCTCTTTTCCTTGTCTCATAAGTTTACCCAGTGTGGCAGTTACTGTAATCTCCTCCCCCTTGCAAACAGCCGCTATAGAATCTCTGGCCTCTAGGATTCTCTGTCTTGCATGCTTGGGTGCAAGGCCaggcaaaatgaagaaaagaataattagagaaagaagaggacattcaaggagttcctgctgtggctcagtggaaacgaatccgactggtagccgtgaggatgcaggtttgatccctggccttgcttaatgggctGGGGGTCCGCTGTtgctctgggctgtggtgtaggtcccagatgccagtgtttctgtggcacaggctggcagctatagctctaatttgacctctagcctgggaacttccttatgccgcaagtatgccccccccccccgtggaaAATAGGGAGCAGGCAAGGTGAAAGGCCACAGGAAAAAAGAGATTTATGTGATTTATGTGGATTTCTCGGTTTCTGTGAGAACTAAGTTGACACATTTTGGCTTCATTTTGTATAGACagacaattatatatataatatataatatatataattatataatatgtaatatatttatatattatttaggatatattttatataaaatatttcatgtatttattcatattgtatatacatatatttatatatattattataatgtatgtatatatagttgtCTGTTTATACAAAATGAGGCCAAaatgtgttgtcactgcagttgcttgGCTTAtggctatggcttgggttcgatccctggcctgggaacttccacatgctccaggcatagctaataaaatagaataaaataaagcagttcccattgtggtacaatgggttgAAAATCcaactgctgtggcctggattactgcagaggcatgggttcaattcccagccaggcacagtccgtttaaggatctggtgtttctgcagttgcagcataggtcacagcttcagctggGATTCAGTTcttggactggaaactttcatatgccatgggtacggccaataaataaataagaatagaataatgcaaaataaaatattcatttccgACATTCAAGTCTATTCAGGCAAATCCTTAGTTAGGCCTTTCCAGattctgagcctatatgacttaTTTTTGCTCTCTAGTTCTAGCCATTTAACTTTAGCTTCCAGGCTCAGCATTGTCTTAACCTCTGAAAGAATCTTACACATTGGAGGAAGATCCTAAACAGCTCTAAACAGTTCAACACTTTGGAACTTACCATCACGTCCTATCTAAAGCCTTATTTTTATAGTTAGGATATTGTCTTATCCCATAGACCCACTTCTGCATTTTGTACCCATCAAGTTAACGGAGTCATTTCTTGGCATAATGTACCCAGTCTGTCTACCCCCCAGACTCCCCCTAACTCTTCCCATTGTCACGTTTTTTTAGAATCCCTCAAACCATTACATGGTTTTTGGGGCCTGTCAGATACTGGTAGATTTCATTAGCATCAAATGCTGAGCTGGCTGGTGCTCCAAATATCCCTTGATTCTATAGTTTCCATTCCAGCGTACTACATACCTAGTAAGGCATTCTTTTACCTCATGTTGGACCCAATCCCATCCGGAAGCCTCCTCTTTGCTAGTTGCCATACTTTTTGGAAACCCTGTTTTGCCCAGGGTTTTCTTGTGTTAAATCCAGCTGAATTTGTTCCCATCCAAGCTTGTACCTTTTAGCAATCAGAAGTGTGAGACCAATATAGCTTTTCTTGTGTCTGATAGATTTATGTCACATCTTGTACATTGACATCATGTCTATAGATATTTGTATCATTTGTACTTTTTGGACAGTACATgcctattggatttttttttcataaattgcaaaagaatattttaatttgaacatGCCTACATGCGAGTTTGCAAACTATGTTGTGCTAACATATCTCTTCTTTTTCCAAATAGCACTTTGCTAACATTGACCTGTTCGTAATTATGTGGAAGCTTTCATAATTGTAAATGTTGTggatttaaactttaaaaaaattttttttttggccatgccctcagcatatggagttcctgggcctggggttgaacctgcgccatagcagcgacctgacccactacagtgacaatgccgcattcttaaaccactgaatcacaaaggaaatccacatgttttttgttttgttttgttttttttaatctaatgtaAGATAGGTTATCCTTTGCTGTTCCACTGGGGCAGAAATCATAGTTTTTCTAAGAGATCCCTTTTAACAGATCCCTATGCCTGATATTGTGAGGAAATCTTATGCTTGAGCTCCATTCTTATCTCTCTCTCgtattttttggtatttctaa includes:
- the C5H2orf78 gene encoding uncharacterized protein C2orf78 homolog translates to MPVGPKEPEVANYGQRNCSQRLKEESHSAILRSHLVSAVDVSSSFLNMSENFQNASVLGTLNSLQLSLPVVSNAASLTGSACNFSRVSAPAVSSAWLLPSVSGTSFQPLMGNAYLYQHSSTTMLSGVTGQNQISTSAASYPGIFEWNITGSTEKKSSSLGDFTVTVMGQDTTVSSMSMAAQYDKTSDANSMVSLYPSFSASLVQGAPSQTPDQGHGLSLPHQEGSQVYYYHQGTLGSLLAGELGPCLPSYGPVSYTGSRASAPQPEMVMVLKEVEPANILPPASTPGIYYSVYAQPITETSFQVMENSLGLQPPSQTFCLSQTPEFPKSCSSRNIQVLESNPPPELGDISMIAQVQSSSNLLALPPAPSQEQTENKSLDDIKPKQPSFLDAYQIPIENLDPPLLPLEIPDIHHLLACIDPLGQEEKPGSEKSALRNNSLSLEDLGTLENGIESNSGFADIATLVEDIQLPQLFTPLEDLDQSNSPKVIKATDTRAIQVNQVQEKSGVLKAPYDRPRKNKHKASEPIDGAPEAKIQPKNPECLLGGEVVICNAVISDGGLENMAKPSNSKPQKAASNRISKARSHGQEKTKRPRENNSKKAEESKQSGNKVKAEEKPTISRRKRKKNQPDLSQENFKKPLSCLGMHMLESVQVFHALGKKTDKKIRFASSHALGNSSNLKDPQPSTAIKPWLETPCKGKGAEKTQIKAQKPDGNAEKECPSSSQYELPPPGKVKLVPLPFPNLDKPQARPVPRRPQPLASHRPAMACPSRPGSTNSAQPTAANPSRPASASLPGPAKPGRPVVTNPTRPSVPQAAGPRPAPYKTSSCTSLQREPVPPAVTKHQAPPKPQNQFLLQDFCFQPIPWRKPNVPEPVMSKPITKEQRPEREAMKRKAQQERENAAKYTSLGKVQFFIEREKDMEIARYYGYAV